The following coding sequences lie in one Silvanigrella aquatica genomic window:
- a CDS encoding NAD(P)-binding protein → MNELNPEIEVYDNVIIGAGAGGLAAAKLVALSQIHEKNALFEQHDSPGGCAGYFARGHPKSLYDVGATQLVALHEGELQSKLFSIGFENATSEWHFDKIENIHFHFPNDKTVVSIDSESNVIVKSGELNYDEQHVLQKIFLFSNNVTRPLWESLGKIPKIPMYSFLELFSNIKIFVKIKNKLTILFLTFLNFNMLTKLMGLKNHHFKSKNVINSLLLDTVQNEMKKVPSLFGIMGLSILGYGIYRLQGGMRTYFYKLSLQIQKKGLKISYGHELKSIQIIDAGFLLDVYDKRHHINKKILVKKNLFLNLTLWNILKIFNEKNSFTKKLQNKLLKQESWGACALYGYFENKESFPQLPWYHQIFSSHNEIIELNSSLYLSVYQAEENNHLRHFTATIHMDIKLYNEVLKTTYHEKLRERLENALQIKVIESEFATPKTYEKYTLRSDGKVGGFITNSYNMIFPATPSEFKHPNKISKLYIVGDSVFPGQGVVSSSLSGIIAWERAFNQRFSNLK, encoded by the coding sequence ATGAATGAGTTAAATCCCGAAATAGAGGTCTATGACAATGTGATCATCGGCGCAGGTGCAGGGGGATTGGCTGCGGCAAAACTAGTTGCTCTTTCGCAAATTCATGAAAAAAATGCGCTGTTTGAACAGCACGATTCTCCTGGGGGCTGCGCGGGTTACTTTGCTAGGGGGCATCCAAAATCATTATATGATGTGGGAGCAACGCAGCTTGTTGCGCTTCATGAAGGAGAACTGCAAAGTAAATTATTTTCAATTGGTTTTGAAAATGCGACTTCTGAATGGCACTTCGATAAAATTGAAAATATTCATTTTCATTTTCCCAATGACAAAACTGTTGTGTCCATAGATTCAGAATCTAATGTCATTGTTAAAAGTGGGGAGTTAAATTATGATGAACAGCATGTGTTACAAAAAATATTTTTATTTTCAAATAATGTAACACGCCCACTTTGGGAGTCATTAGGAAAAATTCCAAAAATACCAATGTATTCCTTTTTAGAGTTATTTTCAAATATTAAGATTTTTGTAAAAATTAAAAATAAGTTGACAATTTTATTTTTAACATTTTTGAATTTTAATATGCTCACAAAATTAATGGGTCTTAAAAATCATCATTTTAAAAGTAAAAATGTAATAAACTCATTATTGCTTGATACTGTTCAAAATGAAATGAAGAAAGTACCCTCTCTATTTGGAATTATGGGGCTTAGTATATTAGGATACGGCATATATCGCTTGCAAGGAGGTATGCGCACTTACTTTTATAAATTGTCATTACAAATTCAAAAAAAAGGATTAAAAATATCCTATGGACATGAACTTAAATCTATTCAAATAATTGACGCAGGTTTTTTATTAGATGTTTATGACAAAAGACATCATATAAATAAAAAAATATTAGTGAAAAAAAATCTATTTTTAAATTTGACTTTGTGGAATATTTTAAAAATTTTTAATGAAAAAAATTCTTTTACCAAAAAACTTCAAAATAAACTGCTGAAGCAGGAGTCTTGGGGTGCTTGCGCTCTCTATGGTTATTTTGAAAATAAGGAGAGTTTTCCTCAATTACCCTGGTATCATCAGATATTTAGTAGTCATAATGAAATAATAGAATTAAACAGTTCTTTATATTTATCTGTTTATCAAGCAGAAGAAAATAATCATTTAAGACACTTTACTGCAACGATTCATATGGACATAAAGTTATATAATGAGGTATTAAAAACAACATACCATGAAAAATTAAGAGAACGTCTTGAAAATGCTCTGCAAATTAAAGTTATAGAGAGCGAATTTGCAACCCCTAAAACCTATGAAAAATATACCTTACGTTCCGATGGGAAAGTTGGGGGTTTTATAACAAATTCCTATAACATGATTTTTCCTGCAACACCGAGTGAATTTAAGCATCCTAATAAAATATCTAAATTATATATTGTAGGAGATTCTGTTTTTCCAGGACAGGGAGTCGTTTCAAGTTCATTAAGCGGTATTATTGCTTGGGAAAGAGCTTTTAATCAGAGGTTTTCTAATTTAAAATAA
- a CDS encoding SDR family NAD(P)-dependent oxidoreductase has protein sequence MENEKVLLINGGNSEISKKLISIESSNKKIVQIVREQQDSMKNEGVFYADATHPEKIKSAIQNITENYQRIDEYVHLIGSIVLKPLHNMEIDDWNKVIDLNLNSIFYALKNVLPVMQKQKSGNIILISSVAAQVGLMNHEAISAAKGAVEALTRSLSMTYANYGIRVNCIAPSLTNTKMAKFLVQNELAVKSTVTLNAIKRIGEPIDVANAISFLLSDKSSFITGQILSVDGGLSHVRTPPKI, from the coding sequence ATGGAAAATGAAAAAGTTCTTTTGATTAATGGCGGCAATTCAGAAATTAGTAAAAAGTTAATTTCTATTGAATCTTCAAATAAAAAAATTGTTCAAATTGTTCGCGAGCAGCAAGATAGCATGAAAAATGAAGGTGTTTTTTATGCTGATGCGACTCATCCTGAAAAAATAAAAAGTGCAATTCAAAATATTACTGAAAATTATCAGCGTATAGATGAATATGTGCATCTCATTGGCTCCATTGTTTTAAAACCATTGCATAATATGGAAATTGATGATTGGAATAAAGTAATTGATCTCAATTTAAATAGTATTTTTTATGCTTTAAAAAATGTCTTACCAGTTATGCAAAAACAAAAGAGTGGTAATATTATTTTAATTTCATCTGTGGCGGCTCAGGTGGGTTTGATGAATCATGAGGCGATTTCTGCTGCGAAAGGCGCTGTAGAAGCTTTAACGCGCAGTTTATCTATGACATACGCTAATTATGGAATAAGGGTCAATTGTATTGCTCCTTCTCTTACAAATACAAAAATGGCTAAATTTTTAGTGCAAAATGAATTGGCTGTAAAATCAACAGTAACCTTAAATGCTATCAAAAGAATTGGAGAACCTATCGATGTTGCCAACGCTATTTCCTTTTTATTAAGTGATAAGAGTTCGTTTATCACAGGTCAAATTCTATCGGTAGATGGAGGACTATCTCACGTACGTACGCCTCCTAAAATATAA
- a CDS encoding phytoene desaturase family protein, whose amino-acid sequence MGSGVGGLSTAALLAAKGFKVDVFEQSSQYGGKMFRYTNSESLSWDTGPTLISLPQEITKIFQLLQKEPPQLIPVTSGCRLVFSDGTDWTLPAGEKNLLQYFKEKDYQLFENFSQILKISSNIFDFAEKNIFHTDPPSTMSLGMKSLSSGLFFRHPKVTLTPYTKVVDSLISNKNLREFFYHFASYVGVNPDKAQGGILSIAHVELNSDIVFPAGGVYTIADKLYKAACEYNVKFYFNTEVVEAKAHPHEDSPRSWNICLKNNNETSFASYDIIVSNSDPFVAAEKWLSNTQLKNYFSSYLKTNSLRPSESQFVILFDWKDASSLVHHVKIFPKSWRQSFIDVCENFNLPEDPCVYLVWPHATDKSISPRILYISAMAPNNLSEISWNQDFCDKYSEKILDICRKKLNLSFKGTVFKTITPIELENRTRSFKGGIYSATSSEYQPMSFHFSGLTKVPNIYFVGAGVHPGAGVTMVMKSAHRISKHIIQKFTNWK is encoded by the coding sequence ATTGGCTCTGGGGTTGGCGGCTTATCTACCGCCGCACTTTTAGCAGCAAAAGGCTTTAAAGTAGATGTATTCGAACAAAGTAGCCAATATGGAGGTAAAATGTTTCGCTACACAAATAGCGAAAGCCTCTCGTGGGATACGGGACCTACTTTAATTTCTTTGCCGCAAGAAATTACCAAAATTTTTCAACTTTTACAAAAAGAGCCACCACAGCTCATTCCTGTAACTTCAGGGTGCCGCCTTGTGTTTTCAGATGGAACAGACTGGACTTTGCCGGCAGGTGAGAAAAATTTACTGCAATACTTTAAAGAAAAAGATTATCAACTCTTCGAAAATTTTTCACAAATTTTAAAGATATCCAGTAATATTTTTGATTTTGCTGAAAAAAATATTTTTCACACCGATCCGCCTTCCACAATGAGCCTCGGAATGAAATCACTCTCCTCAGGATTATTTTTTCGACATCCTAAGGTAACTTTAACACCTTATACGAAAGTTGTTGATTCATTAATTTCTAATAAAAATTTAAGAGAATTTTTCTATCATTTTGCCAGTTATGTAGGAGTAAATCCCGATAAAGCGCAAGGTGGTATCCTGAGTATTGCCCATGTCGAACTCAATTCCGACATTGTGTTTCCCGCAGGTGGTGTTTATACAATTGCAGACAAACTCTACAAAGCAGCATGTGAATACAACGTTAAATTCTATTTCAATACCGAAGTCGTTGAGGCAAAAGCACACCCTCATGAGGACTCACCCCGAAGCTGGAATATTTGTTTAAAAAACAATAATGAAACAAGCTTTGCTTCCTACGACATTATTGTCTCAAACTCCGATCCCTTCGTAGCTGCAGAAAAATGGCTTTCTAATACACAATTAAAAAATTATTTTAGCTCCTACCTTAAAACAAATTCATTACGACCATCGGAAAGTCAGTTTGTGATTTTATTTGATTGGAAAGATGCATCTTCTCTTGTTCATCATGTTAAAATTTTCCCAAAAAGTTGGCGCCAAAGTTTTATAGATGTATGCGAAAATTTTAATTTACCAGAAGACCCTTGTGTTTACTTAGTTTGGCCTCATGCAACCGATAAATCAATATCACCGCGTATTCTTTATATTTCCGCCATGGCTCCAAACAATTTATCAGAAATATCTTGGAACCAGGATTTTTGTGATAAATATTCCGAAAAAATTCTTGATATTTGTAGAAAAAAACTTAATTTATCTTTTAAAGGAACGGTATTTAAAACGATCACTCCCATAGAATTAGAAAATCGAACGAGAAGTTTTAAAGGAGGAATTTATAGCGCGACATCATCCGAATATCAGCCTATGTCTTTTCACTTTTCAGGTCTTACTAAAGTACCAAATATCTATTTTGTAGGAGCGGGAGTTCACCCTGGTGCCGGAGTCACAATGGTCATGAAGTCAGCTCATAGAATCTCGAAACATATCATCCAAAAATTTACTAATTGGAAATGA
- a CDS encoding polyprenyl synthetase family protein has protein sequence MNYLKKEIYYSDFDYFLVKLNNLISHDIHTHFSQNNPLVFKAIKKSLLKTTESALLSEAKRIRPMICFWLFRNYYLNENFTVNLCDLTEHDKHILNNVTQVALAVEILHCASLVIDDIEDGSTERRGKNSLHLEFGIPQALNAGNWMYFLALKQLPENLKNEAVDTLFDCHIGQALDLSNMDNEIPLLQFKECDSLRWDYYHKCATLKTSRLIDFGIEGMNKILNLDKKTSAVLGKIFKNYGIIYQIYDDIRNFIPHVNNGKLYEDLNSGLRSAVVLSFLDVLTDEEKTEARNEFENNNFPTYFLSHTKKTLGLNNCFLKAKKLLEINKFDLNSIHIQNKSKEYLSKIIKNPFDEIESHIFSIINKHYHEPLMKENVAL, from the coding sequence ATGAATTATTTGAAAAAAGAAATATATTATTCCGATTTTGATTATTTTTTAGTGAAATTAAATAATTTAATTTCCCATGATATACATACTCATTTTTCTCAAAATAATCCTTTAGTATTTAAAGCAATTAAAAAAAGCTTGCTTAAAACAACGGAATCAGCTTTGTTATCAGAAGCTAAACGGATACGTCCTATGATCTGTTTTTGGTTGTTCCGGAATTATTATTTAAATGAAAACTTTACAGTAAATCTGTGCGATCTCACAGAACATGATAAGCACATTTTAAATAATGTAACTCAAGTGGCACTTGCAGTTGAAATTCTGCATTGCGCCAGCCTTGTTATAGACGACATTGAAGATGGAAGCACCGAGCGCCGCGGCAAAAACTCACTCCATCTTGAATTTGGTATACCACAGGCATTAAATGCTGGAAATTGGATGTACTTTCTTGCTTTAAAACAGTTGCCCGAAAATTTAAAAAATGAGGCTGTTGATACTTTATTTGACTGCCATATTGGTCAAGCCCTCGATCTCTCTAACATGGATAATGAGATTCCTCTTCTTCAATTTAAAGAATGCGATTCTTTAAGATGGGATTATTATCATAAATGTGCCACGTTAAAGACATCAAGATTAATTGATTTTGGAATTGAAGGCATGAATAAAATTTTAAATCTGGACAAAAAAACTTCTGCTGTTTTGGGTAAAATCTTTAAAAACTATGGAATTATTTATCAAATATATGATGACATTCGAAATTTCATACCTCATGTCAACAATGGAAAATTATATGAAGATTTAAACTCAGGTCTGAGAAGCGCTGTTGTTCTTTCATTTTTAGATGTATTGACAGATGAAGAAAAAACGGAAGCACGTAATGAATTTGAAAATAATAATTTTCCTACTTACTTTTTATCACACACTAAAAAAACATTAGGATTAAATAATTGTTTTTTAAAAGCAAAAAAATTATTAGAAATAAATAAATTCGATTTAAATTCAATTCATATTCAAAATAAATCTAAGGAGTATTTATCAAAAATTATAAAAAATCCATTTGATGAAATTGAATCGCATATATTCTCTATTATTAATAAACATTATCATGAACCTCTCATGAAAGAAAATGTGGCACTATGA
- a CDS encoding squalene/phytoene synthase family protein, translating into MNILEMKNSKILKIENQSPLIFSAMNEKTQYEWFYIEIFHENSHIVCILSLNDCFEIKGDNQQVPSVYITWHQNNSITAYSYSFYKGNEKELFISKIISWIKKETPLLDLWIPDHSLEKYIHFTLQLPIDIQENENFDSLRLNEKGNHFWQFLKYGNNAQGAIELFTIKNNNSLAHKVKRFSDFYDYPLKYKLQKNQIKRCVFQNATIYFDHNAGFESLYNLKDHWYWWHAKQNEQYEVAYYFPKLSSMYYVSGGNNTLTTQILDAQEKNVTLKKALSIFGVSYPKKIKSLLFKEITHHKLIESAPFYLRRSTSKNLTSTIEILNPIKISHKLNQFLLSSRKIYIIEDIKSQSDLSSYYSFQDICKNITWANGKSFYISSLVLPFEQRNNAYFIYTLCRIIDDATDEKNSFITNQKKGVNFSNQLLDILWSEDYEFPEEFISNLTNHISHCLFAVIDINSARNFMKQAKMLIESLNIEKCYFQELLEGQLMDENFSQPSTITEFNLYCYRVAGVVGIMMAKIFQTPENNAALFAAEKLGLAMQITNILRDVKEDYEMQRVYIPQSLFEKFQLDGSSLFSSNHIDIENKAKMVHELSNIAISYYRISLDGIKYIPSLRAKICVKLMIAVYGSILGRILIDKNIIFKKRVVISHFKKIIIFLKVIFGLHPLKVAKLLNEKDIYEKI; encoded by the coding sequence ATGAATATTCTAGAGATGAAAAATTCTAAAATTTTAAAAATCGAAAATCAATCTCCTCTTATATTTTCAGCAATGAATGAAAAAACGCAATATGAATGGTTTTATATTGAAATTTTTCATGAAAATTCACATATTGTTTGTATTTTAAGTTTAAATGATTGCTTTGAAATTAAAGGCGACAATCAACAAGTTCCTTCCGTTTATATAACATGGCATCAAAATAATTCTATTACCGCATATTCTTATTCCTTTTATAAAGGCAATGAAAAAGAATTATTTATAAGTAAAATAATATCCTGGATTAAAAAAGAAACCCCCTTACTTGATTTATGGATTCCAGATCATTCTCTTGAAAAATATATTCATTTTACTTTGCAACTGCCAATTGATATTCAAGAAAATGAAAATTTTGACAGCCTTAGGTTAAATGAAAAAGGAAATCATTTTTGGCAATTTTTAAAATATGGCAATAATGCTCAAGGTGCCATAGAATTATTTACAATAAAAAATAATAATTCTCTCGCTCATAAAGTAAAACGCTTTTCCGATTTTTATGATTACCCCTTAAAATATAAGTTACAAAAAAACCAAATAAAACGCTGTGTTTTTCAAAATGCAACTATATATTTTGATCATAATGCAGGTTTTGAATCATTATACAATTTAAAAGATCATTGGTACTGGTGGCATGCAAAACAAAATGAACAATATGAGGTAGCTTATTATTTTCCTAAACTGTCTTCTATGTATTATGTTTCAGGAGGCAATAATACGTTAACAACACAAATACTAGATGCTCAAGAAAAGAATGTAACACTTAAAAAAGCGCTCTCTATTTTTGGAGTTTCTTATCCTAAAAAAATTAAATCATTATTATTTAAAGAAATAACTCATCATAAATTAATAGAATCAGCACCTTTTTATTTAAGAAGATCCACTTCAAAAAATTTAACATCTACCATTGAAATTTTAAATCCAATAAAAATCAGTCATAAATTAAACCAATTTTTATTATCATCACGTAAAATCTATATTATAGAAGATATAAAATCACAATCTGACTTAAGTAGTTATTATTCTTTTCAAGATATATGTAAAAATATTACTTGGGCAAATGGAAAATCCTTTTATATTTCATCACTTGTCTTACCATTTGAACAAAGAAATAATGCTTATTTTATATATACGCTCTGCCGTATTATAGATGATGCTACAGACGAAAAGAATTCCTTTATAACTAATCAAAAAAAAGGTGTCAATTTTTCAAATCAATTATTAGATATTCTATGGTCTGAAGATTATGAATTTCCAGAAGAATTTATTAGTAATTTAACCAATCATATATCACATTGCTTATTTGCTGTTATTGATATAAATTCAGCGCGAAACTTTATGAAGCAAGCAAAGATGTTAATTGAAAGTCTAAACATTGAAAAATGTTACTTTCAGGAACTTCTTGAAGGTCAGCTCATGGATGAGAATTTTTCACAACCCTCAACCATTACCGAATTTAATTTATATTGCTATCGCGTAGCTGGAGTTGTTGGCATCATGATGGCTAAAATCTTTCAAACTCCAGAAAATAATGCGGCTCTATTTGCTGCAGAAAAACTGGGTCTTGCTATGCAAATTACAAATATCTTGCGTGATGTTAAAGAAGATTATGAAATGCAAAGAGTTTATATTCCACAATCTCTATTTGAAAAGTTTCAGCTGGATGGCTCATCTCTATTTTCTTCCAATCACATAGATATTGAAAATAAAGCAAAAATGGTGCATGAATTATCTAATATTGCTATTTCATATTATCGTATCTCTTTAGATGGTATTAAATACATTCCTTCACTTAGAGCAAAAATATGTGTTAAATTAATGATCGCTGTTTATGGCTCTATTTTAGGTCGAATTCTTATCGATAAAAATATTATTTTTAAAAAACGCGTTGTCATTTCTCATTTCAAAAAAATAATTATATTTTTAAAAGTCATTTTTGGTTTGCATCCTTTAAAAGTTGCTAAATTATTAAATGAAAAGGATATTTATGAAAAAATATGA
- the crtI gene encoding phytoene desaturase family protein: MKKYDVVVAGAGFGGLASALTLQSMGLSVALIEALDKIGGRAYVENSKGYLFDRGPSIITAPFLIDDIFAMSGINREDYCQFVPVDPFYKVVFHDDTSISHYHSENKFLNEIQNISPEDIEGVKSFFDQADKIFQKGFIELGDKNFSNPFSMLGVAPQLLKLNAIRPVYSMVSRFVKSEKVRQFLSFHPLLIGGNPFRASAVYSLINRLERAYGVYHPIGGMHALATAFHKRFSELGGETFLSSPVETVIKNNNGLFEIITQSKHFECQNLVVNADMHRFVKTVLKGDAYPRKLSRKLNRADLSMSAFLMYFGTNKQWPELCQHTIALGPRYKELLDDIFIKKVEFEDFSVYIHIPTRTDASLAPAGGEVIYALVPVPNLSSKTNWEEYKPIIAQRVRKFLEEKFLPGLNNSIVTESIFTPLDFETTLRSHLGNAFGLEPWLMQSAGFRPSNSSPEIEGLYFAGANTQPGAGLPGVILSARITCRLLAKDIGAQKMPALLAKLPKTFSYVNSI; encoded by the coding sequence ATGAAAAAATATGATGTTGTTGTTGCAGGCGCAGGGTTTGGCGGATTAGCAAGCGCGCTCACATTACAAAGCATGGGGCTCTCTGTAGCTCTGATAGAAGCACTCGATAAAATTGGTGGTCGCGCTTATGTTGAAAATAGCAAAGGATATTTATTTGATCGAGGACCTTCTATTATCACAGCCCCCTTTTTAATTGACGATATTTTTGCTATGTCTGGTATAAATCGAGAAGATTATTGTCAATTTGTTCCTGTAGATCCCTTTTATAAAGTTGTTTTTCACGATGACACAAGCATTTCTCATTATCATTCCGAAAATAAATTTTTAAATGAAATACAAAATATTTCTCCTGAAGATATTGAGGGAGTCAAATCTTTTTTTGATCAAGCGGATAAAATATTTCAAAAAGGTTTTATTGAATTAGGCGATAAAAACTTTTCCAATCCCTTTAGTATGCTCGGAGTGGCGCCTCAGCTTTTAAAATTAAATGCCATTCGTCCCGTATATTCTATGGTTTCCCGATTCGTAAAAAGTGAAAAAGTGCGACAATTTTTAAGTTTTCATCCTCTTTTAATCGGTGGTAACCCCTTCCGCGCATCTGCTGTTTATAGCTTGATCAATCGCTTAGAAAGAGCATATGGCGTTTATCATCCCATAGGAGGAATGCACGCTCTTGCCACCGCATTTCATAAACGATTTTCTGAATTAGGCGGTGAAACTTTTTTATCTTCACCAGTAGAAACTGTAATAAAAAATAACAATGGTTTATTTGAAATTATAACGCAATCTAAGCACTTTGAATGCCAAAATTTAGTCGTCAATGCCGATATGCATCGCTTCGTAAAAACAGTATTAAAAGGTGATGCTTATCCTAGAAAACTTTCTCGTAAATTAAATCGCGCTGATTTAAGTATGTCCGCATTTTTAATGTATTTTGGAACAAATAAACAGTGGCCCGAATTGTGCCAACATACCATTGCTCTGGGACCTCGTTATAAAGAACTTCTCGACGATATTTTTATTAAAAAAGTTGAATTTGAAGATTTTAGTGTTTACATTCATATTCCCACTCGCACCGATGCATCCTTAGCCCCCGCAGGAGGAGAAGTTATTTATGCACTCGTTCCGGTTCCTAATCTTTCCAGCAAAACCAATTGGGAAGAATACAAACCTATTATTGCGCAACGCGTTAGAAAATTTTTAGAAGAAAAGTTTTTACCTGGTTTAAATAATTCCATCGTAACAGAAAGTATATTTACTCCACTTGATTTTGAAACTACTCTGCGCAGTCACTTAGGTAACGCATTCGGATTGGAACCGTGGCTCATGCAAAGTGCGGGATTCCGCCCTTCAAACTCCTCTCCTGAAATTGAAGGGCTTTATTTTGCAGGTGCCAATACCCAACCAGGAGCAGGTTTACCAGGTGTTATTTTAAGCGCAAGGATCACTTGCCGCCTTTTAGCAAAAGACATTGGGGCACAAAAAATGCCCGCGTTGCTTGCAAAGCTACCTAAAACATTTTCTTACGTAAATTCCATTTAA
- a CDS encoding class I SAM-dependent methyltransferase, giving the protein MKTTKQCPICLKCDSHFLISTQAHMQNEKKIFSFDKCNFCESIFLINPPNEEEISNYYSKEYFPYLSEKAWGKYSYFVKLWGDKLNKKRVQFVIKQFKNFTPETQIIDFGCGSPTFLKNLKNKTQSHCIGFDFSDNGWNQDKENFKDLELISKDFKSISFLKKFNIITMWHSLEHHFHPKDLISHFYKLSSENALLIIEVPNYNSLTRFIQKENWAGFHTPRHSVIYTPQTLQYLLENEGWKVQKIYRYGTLDSYTLWWLGKLENLQKNKHSDLEKLFLHFVFFKILYFPLFIFEKFFNFGVMTLVCRK; this is encoded by the coding sequence ATGAAAACAACGAAACAATGTCCTATTTGTCTAAAATGTGATTCTCATTTTTTAATTTCAACCCAAGCCCATATGCAAAATGAAAAAAAAATTTTTTCATTTGATAAATGTAACTTTTGCGAATCCATTTTTTTAATAAATCCACCAAATGAGGAAGAAATTTCAAACTACTACAGTAAAGAATACTTTCCTTATTTAAGTGAAAAAGCTTGGGGGAAATATTCTTATTTTGTAAAATTATGGGGCGATAAATTGAATAAAAAAAGAGTTCAATTTGTCATAAAACAGTTTAAAAACTTTACCCCTGAAACACAGATTATAGATTTTGGCTGCGGCAGCCCTACCTTTTTAAAAAATTTAAAAAATAAAACTCAATCGCATTGCATTGGCTTTGATTTTTCAGACAATGGATGGAATCAAGACAAAGAAAATTTTAAAGATCTTGAACTTATATCAAAAGATTTTAAAAGCATTTCTTTCTTAAAAAAATTTAATATTATAACCATGTGGCATAGCTTAGAACATCATTTTCATCCTAAAGATCTCATTTCTCATTTTTATAAATTAAGCTCAGAAAATGCTTTATTAATAATAGAAGTTCCCAATTATAACTCTTTGACTCGATTTATTCAGAAGGAAAATTGGGCTGGATTTCACACACCAAGACACAGTGTCATTTATACTCCACAAACACTACAATACTTACTTGAAAATGAAGGATGGAAAGTTCAAAAAATTTATAGGTATGGCACCTTAGACAGTTATACCTTATGGTGGCTAGGAAAATTAGAGAATTTACAAAAAAATAAACACAGTGATTTGGAAAAATTATTTTTACATTTCGTTTTCTTTAAAATTCTTTATTTTCCCTTATTTATTTTTGAAAAGTTTTTTAATTTTGGAGTGATGACCTTAGTATGTAGGAAATAA
- a CDS encoding glycosyltransferase family 9 protein — protein MSAKEERILIILPRQLGDVLLGTPLAEVLKKHYPNAQIDWWAHPMARQLLEGNPYLSNVFYYPIWKKKKEPRVSPYQAFKHRLQFLFQSISFVFKVRNRKYSIVIDAMNNPRTAIQAWLTGAPRKISFAVNPIRNFIYSNLLAREKLDKGYLGHARLNLLEPLGIQYDQAQYLKINPLLPLSDENKNKIENWIYSEFQFNTQNNENKTQNFVVLSPTHRHAVRRWPGEHFVNLGLKLIQERGIAIVWLWGPGEDEFVLSLHHSLQKKLTEKGLNPQLSHFPPLLNLREAGVLSQKALLWVGNSNGLSHVAVASGARTLELHGPTVPLSWCHPNYEKHRALQRNKGCIQCSSNTCKLLKRECLEDLTVDDVFYELKSFI, from the coding sequence ATGAGCGCAAAAGAAGAAAGAATTTTAATCATTCTGCCAAGGCAATTGGGTGACGTCTTGTTAGGGACACCCTTAGCAGAAGTCTTAAAAAAGCATTATCCCAACGCTCAAATTGACTGGTGGGCGCACCCCATGGCGCGACAACTTCTTGAAGGCAACCCCTATTTAAGCAATGTCTTCTATTACCCCATTTGGAAAAAAAAGAAAGAGCCTCGGGTTTCTCCTTATCAAGCTTTTAAGCACAGATTACAGTTTTTATTTCAATCTATTTCTTTTGTTTTTAAAGTCAGAAATCGCAAATATTCCATTGTGATCGATGCCATGAACAATCCTCGTACTGCGATTCAGGCATGGCTTACGGGAGCTCCTAGAAAAATAAGTTTTGCCGTTAATCCCATTCGCAATTTTATTTACAGTAATTTATTAGCGCGTGAAAAATTGGACAAGGGTTACTTAGGTCATGCGCGATTAAATTTACTAGAGCCTTTGGGAATTCAATACGATCAAGCTCAATATTTAAAAATAAATCCTTTGCTTCCTCTTTCTGATGAAAATAAAAATAAAATTGAAAATTGGATTTATTCTGAATTTCAATTTAATACTCAAAATAATGAAAATAAAACTCAAAATTTCGTCGTATTAAGTCCGACTCATCGTCATGCGGTGCGCCGATGGCCTGGAGAACATTTTGTGAATTTAGGCTTAAAATTAATTCAGGAACGCGGCATTGCGATTGTCTGGCTTTGGGGGCCTGGGGAAGATGAGTTTGTCCTTAGCTTGCATCATTCTTTACAAAAAAAGCTCACTGAAAAGGGGCTGAATCCCCAATTAAGTCATTTTCCGCCTTTATTAAATCTTCGTGAGGCCGGCGTTTTATCCCAAAAAGCCTTACTCTGGGTTGGAAACTCCAACGGCTTGAGCCATGTTGCTGTCGCATCGGGCGCACGCACATTAGAGTTACACGGCCCCACTGTTCCCTTAAGTTGGTGTCATCCCAATTATGAAAAACACCGCGCCTTGCAACGTAACAAAGGTTGTATTCAATGCTCGAGCAACACTTGTAAACTTTTGAAAAGAGAATGCTTAGAAGATTTAACTGTGGACGATGTTTTTTATGAGTTAAAAAGTTTTATTTGA